One stretch of Chitinophaga pendula DNA includes these proteins:
- a CDS encoding efflux RND transporter periplasmic adaptor subunit, with product MNTNNIYTRHHLRYALLVAGALSYAGFGCGSGADVSANAGAMPPPELPVISLDTTSASTTQDYSALLEGKVNVDIRPQVDGYLDKIYVDEGSYVKAGQPLFQINDRPYREQLNKDVANLHAMESALAAAQLEADKIRPLVESKVVAEMQLKTALANLQTAKANVEQAQAAVAASRINVGFSLVKAPVSGYIGRIPKRVGNLVGKADAAPLTTLSDISDIYAYFSMSENDFMNFSQGADGKTLEQRLRQMPPVALVLSNGTTYPEAGRIEMVDGQFNRTTAAISLRATFPNPGAVLRSGNTGKVSITQQHRGVILVPQSATLEMQDKLFVYAVGDSNIVKRQVIRPLGSNNNRFIVREGVRPGDKIVAAGIETLVEGTPVKPQSGQPKDTIAAPTK from the coding sequence ATGAACACGAATAACATTTATACCCGGCACCATTTACGCTATGCCCTGTTGGTAGCGGGCGCGTTATCCTATGCGGGCTTTGGTTGTGGTTCCGGTGCTGATGTCAGTGCCAATGCGGGCGCTATGCCACCACCGGAGCTGCCGGTTATTTCGCTGGATACTACGAGTGCAAGCACTACCCAGGATTATTCGGCTTTGCTGGAGGGCAAGGTGAATGTAGACATCCGTCCGCAGGTGGACGGTTATCTGGACAAGATATATGTGGATGAGGGCAGTTATGTGAAAGCTGGGCAGCCATTGTTCCAGATCAACGACCGCCCTTACCGGGAGCAGTTGAATAAGGACGTAGCGAACCTGCATGCGATGGAGTCGGCGTTGGCGGCGGCGCAGCTGGAGGCGGACAAGATCCGGCCGCTGGTGGAGAGTAAGGTAGTGGCGGAGATGCAGTTAAAGACGGCGCTGGCCAATTTGCAGACGGCGAAGGCGAATGTGGAGCAGGCCCAGGCGGCGGTAGCGGCATCCCGTATCAATGTGGGGTTTTCGCTGGTGAAAGCGCCGGTGAGTGGTTATATCGGTCGTATCCCGAAGCGGGTGGGTAACCTGGTAGGCAAGGCGGATGCTGCGCCATTAACGACGCTGTCTGATATCAGCGACATCTATGCTTATTTCTCGATGAGTGAGAACGATTTTATGAATTTCAGCCAAGGTGCGGACGGTAAAACTTTGGAGCAGCGGCTGCGTCAGATGCCTCCTGTAGCGCTGGTATTATCTAACGGCACGACGTATCCGGAGGCCGGGCGTATAGAGATGGTGGACGGTCAGTTCAACAGGACGACGGCGGCTATCAGCTTACGGGCGACGTTCCCCAATCCCGGCGCGGTATTGCGGTCCGGTAATACGGGTAAGGTGAGCATTACCCAGCAGCACCGAGGGGTGATACTGGTACCGCAATCGGCTACACTGGAGATGCAGGACAAGTTATTCGTGTATGCTGTGGGTGACAGCAATATTGTGAAGCGGCAGGTGATCCGGCCTTTAGGCAGCAATAACAACCGGTTCATTGTGCGGGAAGGTGTGCGGCCAGGAGATAAGATCGTGGCGGCAGGTATTGAAACCTTAGTGGAGGGCACACCGGTGAAGCCACAATCGGGACAGCCGAAGGATACGATTGCAGCCCCTACGAAATAA